ACAGAACGACGGTTGCGTCCAGGTGGCCGAAGGTCGTAGCCGGCGACGGGTCCGTCAAGTCGTCCGCAGGGACGTACACGGCCTGAACCGACGTGATCGAGCCCGTCTTCGTCGACGTAATACGCTCTTGCAGCTTGCCCATTTCTTCAGCCAGCGTCGGCTGATAGCCCACTGCGGAAGGCATACGGCCCAGCAGTGCCGACACTTCCGTACCGGCCAGCGTGAAACGGTAGATGTTGTCGACGAAGAACAGAACGTCGAGGCCTTCGTCACGGAAGTGCTCAGCCATCGTCAGACCCGTCAGCGCGACGCGCAGACGGTTGCCCGGCGGCTCGTTCATCTGGCCGTACACCAGCGCGACCTTGTCGAGAACGTTCGAGTCCTTCATTTCGTGATAGAAGTCGTTCCCTTCACGGGTACGCTCGCCCACGCCCGCGAACACGGAGTAACCGCCGTGCTCCTTCGCGATGTTGTTGATGAGCTCCATCATGTTGACGGTCTTGCCCACGCCAGCACCGCCGAACAGACCCACCTTGCCGCCCTTTGCGAACGGGCAGATCAGGTCGATAACCTTGATACCCGTTTCGAGCAGTTCCGTCGACGGCGACAGTTCGTCGAACGCCGGAGCCTTCTGGTGGATCGAACGCGTCGTTTCGCTCGTGATCGGGCCAGCTTCGTCGATCGGACGACCCAGCACGTCCATGATGCGGCCGAGCGTCGGCTTGCCGACAGGCACGCTGATCGGCTTCGCCGTGTTCTTGACGATCACGCCGCGGCGCAGACCATCCGACGAACCCAGACAGATGGTACGGACAACGCCGTCGCCCAGCTGTTGCTGGACTTCGAGCGTCAGTTCCGAACCTTCGAGAATGAGCGCGTCGTAAACCTTCGGCATGGTTTCACGCGGGAATTCCACGTCGATCACCGCGCCGATGCACTGTACGATCTTGCCTTCTACCAAAGCAGTAGTACTCATCGCTTTTCCTTTAGATACTCAATTCTTCACTCGCGCAGGGCGCAGTTCCGGTGGACTCGCCTGATGGCGCTTCCGCGTGTCGACGTCAGCGTCAGACTGCCGCGGCGCCACCGACGATTTCCGACAGTTCCTTCGTGATCGCTGCCTGACGGCTCTTGTTGTACACGAGCTGCAGTTCGTTGATGACCGTCTTCGCGTTGTCCGAAGCGGCCTTCATTGCGACCATACGTGCCGACTGTTCCGACGCCATGTTCTCCGCGACGGCCTGATAGACCAGCGCTTCGACATAACGCACCAGCAGTTCGTCGACGACGGTCTGCGCGTCCGGCTCGTAGATGTAGTCCCACGACGTTTTCGGCGTCGGGCTACCGCTCTCGTCCTTGCGCTCGAACTGTTCCGTCGACAGCGGCAGCAGCTGCTCGATCACCGGCTCCTGCTTCATCGTGTTGACGAAGCGGGTGTACGCGAGATACACAGCCGAGACCTTGCCTTCCGAGTACATGTCGAGCTGAACCTTCACCGCGCCGATCAGCTTCTCGAGGTGCGGCGTGTCGCCCAGTTGCACGACGTTCGACACGACCTTCGCGCGCAGACGGTTCAGGAAACCCAGACCCTTGCCGCCGATTGCCGTCGCTTCGACCGTCTTGCCCTGACCTTCCAGCTCCTTGAACTTCTGGAGCGAAGCGCGCAGCACGTTCGTGTTCATACCGCCGCACAGACCCTTGTCAGTCGTGACAAGGATGAAGCCCGTCGACTTCGCACCTTCGTTCGACACCATGAACGGGTGACGGTACTCGGGCGTCGCACTGCTCATGTGCGCAGCGATATCGCGGACCTTTTCGGCGTACGGGCGAGCAGCGCGCATGCGCTCCTGAGCGCGGCGCATCTTCGATGCGGCCACCATCTCCATCGCTTTCGTGATCTTGCGCGTGTTTTGCACGCTCTTGATCTTCCCGCGAATTTCCTTCATTCCAGCCATTGCTTGCTCCTTGATCGAAGCAGCACAGATGCGCTTTCACGCGCCCATGCTGCTTCAAGGTCCGTTTATGCCTTGCGGATCACTCGCGGATCAATAAGCGCCCGACTTCTTGAAGTCCTTGATCGCGGCGTGCAGCGCGCTTTCGTCGTCCTTCGACAAGTCTTTGTTGTCTTCGATGCGCTTGACCAGGTCAGCATGCTTCGACTTCAGGAAATCGCGCAGGCCCTTTTCGAAGGCCAGAACTTGCGACACTTCCAGATCGTCGAGGTAGCCGTTGTTCGCTGCGAACAGCGACACCGACAGTTCCCACACTTGCAGCGGCTGATACTGCGGCTGCTTCAGCAGTTCCGTCACGCGGCGGCCGCGCTCGAGCTGCTTGCGGGTTGCTTCGTCGAGGTCCGATGCGAACTGCGCGAACGCTGCCAGTTCACGGTACTGTGCGAGGTCGGTACGGATACCGCCCGACAGCTTCTTCACGACCTTCGTCTGAGCCGCACCACCAACGCGCGACACCGACACGCCGGCGTTAATTGCCGGGCGGATACCTGCGTTGAAGAGGTCGGTTTCCAGGAAGATCTGGCCGTCGGTAATCGAGATCACGTTCGTCGGAACGAATGCCGTAACGTCGCCTGCCTGCGTTTCAATGACGGGCAGTGCCGTCAGCGAGCCGCTCTTGCCCTTCACTTCGCCGTTCGTGAACTTCTCGACGTACTCTTCCGAGACGCGAGCAGCACGTTCCAGCAGACGCGAGTGCAGATAGAACACGTCGCCCGGGTAGGCTTCACGGCCCGGCGGACGGCGCAGCAGCAGCGAGATCTGGCGATATGCCCAAGCCTGCTTGGTCAAGTCGTCATAAACGATCAGGGCGTCCTGGCCGCGGTCGCGGAAGTATTCGCCCATCGTGCAGCCGGCGTACGGTGCGAGGTACTGCATCGCTGCCGATTCCGAAGCCGAAGCGGCGACGACGATCGTGTATTCCATCGCGCCCGTTTCTTCGAGCTTGCGAACCACGTTCATGATCGACGAAGCCTTCTGGCCGATCGCGACGTAGATACAGATCAGGTCTTTGCCCTTCTGGTTGATGATCGCGTCGACAGCGACGGCCGTCTTGCCGCACTGGCGGTCGCCGATGATCAGCTCGCGCTGGCCACGGCCGATCGGCACCATCGAGTCGATCGACTTCAGACCCGTTTGCACCGGCTGCGACACCGACTTACGCCAGATCACGCCCGGGGCGATCTTTTCGATCGCGTCCGTCATCTTCGCGTTGACGGGACCCTTGCCGTCGATCGGGTTGCCCAGTGCGTCGACCACACGGCCGATCAGCTCCGGACCCACCGGCACTTCGAGAATGCGGCCCGTCGTCTTGACGATGTCGCCTTCCGAGATGGTTTCGTACTCACCCAGAATCACGGCGCCGACCGAGTCGCGCTCGAGGTTCAGCGCGAGGCCGTACACGTTGCCCGGGAATTCGAGCATTTCGCCCTGCATCACTTCCGACAGGCCGTGGATACGCACGATACCGTCGGTCACGGAGATCACGGTGCCCTGGTTGCGAACGTCTGCGCTCGCTTCAAGGCCCTGGATCCGGCTCTTGATCAGCTCGCTGATCTCAGAGGGATTGAGTTGCATTATTCGCTCCTGATAGTCAATTCTGTTGCGTGCCAGCCGCCACAACCACGTGAGGGCTTCAGGCGGTCAGAGCCGTCTGCATGCTGGCGAGCCGCGCGCGGACCGAGGTATCGAGCACTTCGTCGCCGACCGTCACGCGAACGCCGCCGATCAGCGACGAGTCCACCTGGACCGTCGGCTTCAGCTTGCGTTTGAATTTGCGTTCGAGGCTTGCGACGAGGCCGTCCAGCTGCGCACCTTCGAGGGGGAATGCGCTGACGATCAACGCATCGGCCGCACCTTCGCGGGCGTTCTTCAACTCTTCGAACTGCGTGGCGATTTCCGGCAGAAGCGGCAGACGATGATTGTCGACCAGCATCTGAACCAGATTCTTCGCTTGCGCATTGTCCTTGAGCGGCGATTTCACCGCGGCCAGCAGCAGGTCGCTGATCTGGGCACGGTTGACTTTCGGGCTCGAGGCAATCGACAGCACTTCGGGCAGACGCGCAACCTGTGCCAGCTCCTGCACGAATTCGGACCACGCGGCGATGTCACCAGCTTCGGCCACGCCAAACAGCGCTTCTGCGTACGGACGGGCGATGGTTGCAAGTTCGGCCATGATCAGAGCTCGGCTTTGAGTTGATTCAGCAGGTCGGCGTGAGCCGCCTGGTCGACTTCGCGCTTCAGGATCTGTTCGGCACCCTTCACGGCGAGCGCGGCGACTTCGCCACGCAGCGCTTCGCGCGCCTTCACGATCTGCTGGTCGGCGTCAGCCTTTGCCTGAGCGATGATGCGCGCAGCTTCGGCTTGAGCCTGTGCCTTGATTTCGTCGGCGACCGCGACGGCACGCTTTTCGGCGTCAGCGATACGCTGCTGGCCTTCGTTGCGAGCCTGCGAGAGTTCCTGGTCGACGCGCTTGTGCGCGGCTTCGAGTTCCAGCTTGCCCTTTTCAGCGGCCGAAAGACCGTCAGCGATCTTCTTCGAGCGCTCGTCGAGGGCGTTGATCAGCGGCGGCCACACGAACTTCATCGTGAACCACGCGAGGATCAGGAACACGACCATTTGCGCAAACAGGGTTGCGTTGAGATTCACGGTGTTTCCTTAAACGTTGCTTGATCGGAGGGGGAAACGGCAAGGCGCTCATCGACAGTGCTCGATCAGCGCCTTAGTGCCCGTTCCGCTTTGCGCCCTTACCAGTTATAGGTCAGGCGCGCACTTCCGAGGAACCTCAGCCTGCCAGCTTCGACAGCAGCGGGTTCGCGAACGCAAACAGCATTGCCACACCAACGCCAATCAGGAACGCCGCGTCGATCAGACCAGCCAGCAGGAACATCTTGGTTTGCAGCGGGTTCATCAGTTCCGGCTGGCGAGCGCATGCTTCGATGTACTTGCCGCCCATCAGACCGATACCGATACAGGCGCCGATAGCACCCAGGCCGATGATGATGCCGATACCGATGGCGGTCAGACCCTGGATGTTGGCGATGAAAGCTTGCATGATCACTCCTTGTGAAAAGTCTTTTTGGAACTGGGATTTAAAAAACTACGATTCTTGAAACTCTGATTCTTTCTACGACGCGCCGGGTTAGTGGGTGTCGTGTGCCTGGCCGATGTACACCAGCGTCAGCATCATGAAAATGAACGCCTGCAGCAGCACGATCAGGATGTGGAAGATCGCCCACACGCTGCCTGCGATCACGTGGCCGATGAAGCCAAGCACCGTCGTGTCCGCACCGAAGTTCCAGATGCTGCCAAGCAGGGCAATCAGCAGGAACAGCAGTTCGCCCGCGTACATGTTGCCGAACAGCCGCATGCCGAGGGAGACCGTCTTCGCGACGAACTCGATGATGTTCAGTGCAAGGTTCGGGATCCACAGCAGCGGATGCGCGCCGAACGGAGCGGACAGCAGTTCGTGCACGAAGCCGCCGGCGCCCTTGATCTTGAAGTTGTAGTAAATCATCAGCACGAACACGCCGAGTGCGATGCCGAGCGTGCCGTTCAGGTCGGCCGTCGGAACGATGCGGTGGTGCGAGATGACGCCCGACAGACCGAGCACGTCGATCACGCGGCCCGGCAGGTCGACGGGGAGAAAGTCGAGAGCGTTCATGAGCGCGACCCAGACGAACACGGTCAGCGCGAGCGGTGCGATGAATGCGCGGTTGCCGTGGATCATCGACTTCGATTGATCCTCGACCATTTCGACGAGCATTTCGATCGCGCACTGGAAACGGCCCGGCACGCCGGACGTCGCCTTACGTGCAGCGAGACGCAAAATGAAGATGGTGACGAGACCGCATACGATCGACCAGAAGAGCGTATCGAGATTCCAGACGTGGATGTCGAAAATCGACGTCTGATGAGCGGTGGAAAAGTTCTGCAAGTGGTGCGCAATGTACTCGGACGGATCCAGAGCGCGCGTTCCTTCGCTAGCTGCCATATCGTTAATGCCACCCAAATTGTCGAAAATCTTCCGGGCCGCTCCCGCCGCAATACTGTCTTGCGGGAACACGCCAGCGCGGGTCTCTGTCCAACCCGCGCGCCTCGTTGCTGACGCCTTGCGTCAGCCTAGTGTCTCGCTTGCTTCAACGCCAGGCGAGCGCGATCCAGTACGTCTTGAGAGCGATGAGGTACGTGACGAGCAACGGAATCCACCGTACGTCGTGATACCAGAATGCGATGGCAGTAAACATCGCAATCGTTGTCCCCATCTTGAGCGCTTCGCCGATCATCCAGCTCATCGCCGTTTCGGCGCCGCTCAACTTCTTAAGACGTGCCGCGAACAATGCGCTCGGCACCCAGCAAATCGCTCCTCCCAGGAAGGCGGACAGCGCAGCATCGCCCGGCGGCTTGTAGAACAGCCACCACAACAGCGTCGCACCCAGGGACAAAACCATTTGCGCGACTACGACCTTGAACGGTGTAACGCGCGATGGACGACTCACATTCGGGCCAAACAGCTTTTCGGCCTCAGCCCGCGTGAGCGGAACGATATTGTTATCTTGCTGCTCGGCATCCCATGAGTCGTCATGCGCTGCGCGCTGATCGTCGGGAGTTCGCGAACCGGTGCGATTGTCGCGGTGTTCGTCGTGCCGTTGTTGCGGCGTTTGGTTCGACGCTTTGACCGCCATCGCAGTGGTTCCGCAGAGTCCTGTTCAGCCCGCGAGCTTTCGCACCGCTTACGGGATTGCCTAGCAAATAAATCCGGGCGATTGTAAGCGATAGTTGCAGGCAATTCAAGACTTTAGCCCGGTCAATAACCGGCATGAAACGTCACTTCAGGATACGGGAAAATGCCTATTTTCAGGGCATCGGACGAGAAATGTAAGGCGGTCGCGGGAGACCGGGAAATGGGTGCCGGACTGTGCTATGACGACGCGTTTCAATGCGCATTTTCGTCGTCCGCACAAGTGTCAAAAATGCAACAGCAACCACCCGCCGATCACGCCGCCGACGACCCAAAACGGCACCGAAAACAGGTGAAACTGCGTCCACATGCCGCGCTCTCCTGACAGCCTCATTGCAATCAGATTCGCGAGCGAACCGATCGCGAAACCGAATCCGCCGACGCTCACCCCAAACGCGAGCGCTCGCCAATCCTTCGAGAATTCGGCCAGCATGATGGCCGCGGGGACATTGCTGATGACCTGCGAGAGCACGGCGCCCGCCGCATAGGCGCGCAACGGCGTCGCGAGATGCAACTGCCCGATGGCGTCATGCACCCAAGGCAACGCTGCGACACTTCTCAACACAATGAACATGAACACGAAGATCAGCAGCAAAAGCCAGTCGATCTTCAGAACAATGCGCGGACGCCAGAAGATAAATCCGAGGGCGACGCCGATCAGTCCGATGCCTGCGCGATGCGCATCGGCGAGCAGGACGAATGCAGCAAACAGTATGGCCGCGACGCCAAGTAACGGCCGATCGACAGGATGCGGTTCGGTGTCTTTGGACAGATCCAGCTCGATGCGTTTGAACGACACCGCGGCCAACACATACAGCATGACCATCAGCACAAGGCACAACGGCGCGAGCGCGACCACGAATCCGCCGAACGAGACACCACTCGTCTGCCAGAGAAACAGATTTTGAGGATTGCCCAGCGGGGTGAGTATCGAACCGGCATTCACCGCGATTGCGATGAAAATGACGAGCCGCTTGAGTGGCAGCGGCGTCAACTCGTTCAGCGACAACGCGAGCGGCACAACGACGAACAGCGCGACATCGTTGGTCAGCAATGTGGACAGCGCGGCCGCCAACCCGATCAGCAAATAGGCAAGCGCGCGCTGCGATCGAATGCGATGGACGACGCGATGCGCAAGCCACATCAGGAATCCTGAATATTCGACGGCCTTCGTCAAAATCAGAAGTCCCGCGAGCGTCATCACTGTTTGCCAGTCGACCAGCGCAGGCAGCGATGTGAATGGACGCGGATGAAAAACCTGCAGCGCGATCAATGCAGCGACGAGCACGGTAAGCACCGGCTCTTTCGCCACATAGTGAGTGATCGTGCGCAGCAGGTTTCGATTAGGTTTTAGCGTTCGCTCGGCAGCCGGCATCGGGAAGCTTCTTATGCCGTCGTCGTGTTGCCTCGCAGGCGGGCGAGAATGCCTTCGAGCGCGTCGAGGTCGCCGAAATCGACCTGCACCTGGCCTCGCCCGCGTCGACCGAGCTTGATCTTCACCGTTGCGGCGAGCAGATCGGACAGCTCCTCTTCGAGCCGGCGCGTATCGCGGCCGCCGTCGTTGTTCGCTTTCGCTTTCACGGCGGGCGCAGCCTTCGTCGTCGTCGTGACCAGTTTTTCCGTTTCGCGGACGGACATCCGTTTGTTGATCACCTGATTGGCGAGCGTGATCTGCGTGGCGGCATCGACGGCGAGCAGCGCGCGCGCATGGCCCATGTCGAGGTCGCCGGCGAGCAGCATCGTCTGCACGGGCGAAGCCAGGTTCAACAGACGCAGCAGATTCGACACCGCGCTGCGCGAGCGTCCAACCGATTCAGCCGCCTGTTCATGCGTGAAGCTGAACTCGTCGAGCAAACGCTGGATGCCTTGCGCCTCTTCGAGCGGGTTCAGATCCTCGCGCTGGATGTTCTCGATGAGCGCCATCGCGGCCGCAGCCTGATCGGGCACATCGCGCACCAGCACGGGCACTTCGTCGAGACCCGCCAGACGCGCCGCGCGAAAGCGCCGCTCGCCGGCGATGATCTCGAATTTTTCCGGTGAAACGGGCCGCACGAGAATCGGCTGCATCAAGCCTTGCGCGCGGATGCTGGCCGCCAGCTCCTGCAGCGCGCCCTCGTCCATGCGCGTGCGCGGCTGGTACTTGCCCGCCTGCATCTTGTCGAGCGGCAGCGTGTGCGGCGCGCCGTCGATCTTTACCGCTTCCGTGATGTCCGCGCTTCCGCCGAGCAGCGCTTCCAGCCCCCTGCCCAACCCTTTCTTCCGTGCTACTGCGTTCATCGTGGTTCCTCGATCGGCTTTGGATGATAGTCGCTGCGTCATAGCGCACGCACCCGTTCAATCATTTCGGCGCCGAACTGCACATAAGCCTGCGCGCCGCGCGACGCGCGGTCGAACACGACGCCCGGCAAGCCATAACTCGGCGCCTCGGCAAGTCGCACGTTCCGCGGAATGACGACGTCGAACACCTTGTCGCCAAAATGCTCTTTCAATTGATCCGATACCTGCTGTTGCAGCGTGATGCGCGGATCGAACATCACGCGCAGCAAGCCGATTACCTTCAGGTCGCGATTCAGATTGGCGTGAACCTGCTTGATGGTATTGACGAGGTCCGACAGGCCTTCAAGCGCGAAGTATTCGCATTGCATCGGAATCACGACGCCATGCGCGGCACACAGGCCGTTGAGCGTGAGCAGCGAGAGCGCGGGAGGACAGTCGATCAGGACGAAGTCGTAGTCTTGCACGACGTGCGCGAGCGCTTCTCTGAGCTGTCGCTCGCGGTTTTCCATGCTAACGAGTTCGACTTCGGCGCCCGCCAGTTCGCGATTGGCTGGCAACACGTCATAGGAAACGGATTCCGGCTTGACGCGTGCATCGGCGACCGACACACCGTCGACCAGCACTTCGTACACCGTGTTCTCGCAGGCGGCCTTATCGATGCCGCTGCCCATCGTGGCGTTGCCTTGAGGATCGAGATCGATGAGCAGAACCCGCTGTCCCTGCGATGCGAGGCTCGCGGCGAGATTGACCGCGGTCGTCGTTTTGCCGACTCCCCCCTTCTGGTTCGCAACGCAGAAGATTTTTGCCATCTTTTAGGTGTCCCTTTGCAGCCTGTTTAATGAAATCCCGATTGGTATTCAGCCTACCGTGACTTCGACCAGATGCCGTTCGGCTTCCAGCGATGGCACTTTGAGACGAATCACCTGCTTGACGTGCGCGCCTTCCGGCAAGCGCTCGATTTCCCCATCCGGTCGAACACCCTTCATCGCCCAGATCGCGCCGTTGTCCGCAACGAGGTGACGGGCCAGTGTAACGAAATCCGCGAGTTCTGCGAATGCGCGCGAGACGATCACATCAAACTTTTCTGGAATCTCGACGCCCGGCTGCAGACTTTCGACGCGGCCGGTCACCACAAACAGATTCGTCAGACCAAGTTCCGCCTTGGCCTGCGACTGGAAGGCCGATTTCTTCTGCACGATGTCGTTGACCGTGATCGACCATTCCGGGAATACGATCGCCAGCACGATACCGGGCAATCCACCGCCCGAGCCGACATCCAGCGCCGAGGCAGGCCCGAGCGCAGCCAGATGCGGAACGATCGAAAGGGAATCCAGAATGTGCTGAATCAGCATTTGCCGCGGATCGCGGATCGCCGTCAGGTTGTAGACGGCGTTCCATTTCGCCAGCAATGCAACGTAGTCGAGCAGTTTGGCCTTTTGCTCCGGGCTCAGGTCGATGCCCAACTCACGCAGGCCTTCGTCCAGCAGACCGGCGAGCGCATCCCGCCCCGCCGCCGTGTTGGAACGCGCCGTCATTGAGCCACCGGCGAGTTGTCGGTGCCAGCATCCGCGGGTTTCTGCGCGCGTCGGCCGAGACCGCGCTTCAGATGGACCATCAACAGCGAGATCGCGGCCGGTGTAATGCCCGAAATGCGCGACGCCTGCCCGATCGTTTCCGGCCGGAATTGCGTCAGCTTCTGGCGTGCTTCGAACGACAATCCGCGCACTTCGGCGTAATCGAGATTTTCCGGCAGCCGGGTGTTCTCGTGTGCTTCGTTGCGCTCGATCTCCCCTGCTTGTCGCTCGATATACCCCTGATATTTGACGCCGATCTCGATCTGCTCCTTGATCTGCGCCAGCAGCACATCGTCGTCCGCAAGCGTTTCAGCGGGCCCGCAGGTGCCTTCGCGCAACGCGCAAACGCCGTCGTAGGACACGCCGGGGCGCCGCAAAAGGTCGGCGAGGCTGTATTCGTGGTCGATCGGTTTGCCGAGCAAAGCAGTCGCTTCCTCAGACGAAAGCGTCTTCGGATTCACCCAAGTCGTCCGCAGTCGCTCTGTTTCACGTGAAACAGCGTCGCGCTTGCGGCTGAACGCGTCCCAGCGGACATCGTCGACCACACCCAGCTCACGACCAATCTCCGTCAGACGCATGTCTGCGTTGTCCTCACGCAGGCTCAAGCGGTATTCCGCACGGCTGGTGAACATGCGATACGGCTCCGAAACACCGCGCGTCACCAGATCGTCCACCAGCACGCCCAGATACGCCTGATCGCGGCGCGGGCACCACGCGTCCTTGCCCTGGACGTACAAACCGG
This genomic interval from Paraburkholderia sabiae contains the following:
- the atpD gene encoding F0F1 ATP synthase subunit beta, which produces MSTTALVEGKIVQCIGAVIDVEFPRETMPKVYDALILEGSELTLEVQQQLGDGVVRTICLGSSDGLRRGVIVKNTAKPISVPVGKPTLGRIMDVLGRPIDEAGPITSETTRSIHQKAPAFDELSPSTELLETGIKVIDLICPFAKGGKVGLFGGAGVGKTVNMMELINNIAKEHGGYSVFAGVGERTREGNDFYHEMKDSNVLDKVALVYGQMNEPPGNRLRVALTGLTMAEHFRDEGLDVLFFVDNIYRFTLAGTEVSALLGRMPSAVGYQPTLAEEMGKLQERITSTKTGSITSVQAVYVPADDLTDPSPATTFGHLDATVVLSRDIASLGIYPAVDPLDSTSRQIDPHVIGEEHYNITRGVQQTLQRYKELRDIIAILGMDELSPEDKLSVARARKIQRFLSQPFHVAEVFTGSPGKYVPLKETIRGFKMIVDGECDHLPEQAFYMVGTIDEAFEKAKKIQ
- the atpG gene encoding F0F1 ATP synthase subunit gamma, which encodes MAGMKEIRGKIKSVQNTRKITKAMEMVAASKMRRAQERMRAARPYAEKVRDIAAHMSSATPEYRHPFMVSNEGAKSTGFILVTTDKGLCGGMNTNVLRASLQKFKELEGQGKTVEATAIGGKGLGFLNRLRAKVVSNVVQLGDTPHLEKLIGAVKVQLDMYSEGKVSAVYLAYTRFVNTMKQEPVIEQLLPLSTEQFERKDESGSPTPKTSWDYIYEPDAQTVVDELLVRYVEALVYQAVAENMASEQSARMVAMKAASDNAKTVINELQLVYNKSRQAAITKELSEIVGGAAAV
- the atpA gene encoding F0F1 ATP synthase subunit alpha, with amino-acid sequence MQLNPSEISELIKSRIQGLEASADVRNQGTVISVTDGIVRIHGLSEVMQGEMLEFPGNVYGLALNLERDSVGAVILGEYETISEGDIVKTTGRILEVPVGPELIGRVVDALGNPIDGKGPVNAKMTDAIEKIAPGVIWRKSVSQPVQTGLKSIDSMVPIGRGQRELIIGDRQCGKTAVAVDAIINQKGKDLICIYVAIGQKASSIMNVVRKLEETGAMEYTIVVAASASESAAMQYLAPYAGCTMGEYFRDRGQDALIVYDDLTKQAWAYRQISLLLRRPPGREAYPGDVFYLHSRLLERAARVSEEYVEKFTNGEVKGKSGSLTALPVIETQAGDVTAFVPTNVISITDGQIFLETDLFNAGIRPAINAGVSVSRVGGAAQTKVVKKLSGGIRTDLAQYRELAAFAQFASDLDEATRKQLERGRRVTELLKQPQYQPLQVWELSVSLFAANNGYLDDLEVSQVLAFEKGLRDFLKSKHADLVKRIEDNKDLSKDDESALHAAIKDFKKSGAY
- a CDS encoding F0F1 ATP synthase subunit delta, which encodes MAELATIARPYAEALFGVAEAGDIAAWSEFVQELAQVARLPEVLSIASSPKVNRAQISDLLLAAVKSPLKDNAQAKNLVQMLVDNHRLPLLPEIATQFEELKNAREGAADALIVSAFPLEGAQLDGLVASLERKFKRKLKPTVQVDSSLIGGVRVTVGDEVLDTSVRARLASMQTALTA
- a CDS encoding F0F1 ATP synthase subunit B — translated: MNLNATLFAQMVVFLILAWFTMKFVWPPLINALDERSKKIADGLSAAEKGKLELEAAHKRVDQELSQARNEGQQRIADAEKRAVAVADEIKAQAQAEAARIIAQAKADADQQIVKAREALRGEVAALAVKGAEQILKREVDQAAHADLLNQLKAEL
- the atpE gene encoding F0F1 ATP synthase subunit C codes for the protein MQAFIANIQGLTAIGIGIIIGLGAIGACIGIGLMGGKYIEACARQPELMNPLQTKMFLLAGLIDAAFLIGVGVAMLFAFANPLLSKLAG
- the atpB gene encoding F0F1 ATP synthase subunit A, which produces MAASEGTRALDPSEYIAHHLQNFSTAHQTSIFDIHVWNLDTLFWSIVCGLVTIFILRLAARKATSGVPGRFQCAIEMLVEMVEDQSKSMIHGNRAFIAPLALTVFVWVALMNALDFLPVDLPGRVIDVLGLSGVISHHRIVPTADLNGTLGIALGVFVLMIYYNFKIKGAGGFVHELLSAPFGAHPLLWIPNLALNIIEFVAKTVSLGMRLFGNMYAGELLFLLIALLGSIWNFGADTTVLGFIGHVIAGSVWAIFHILIVLLQAFIFMMLTLVYIGQAHDTH
- a CDS encoding ATP synthase subunit I; this encodes MAVKASNQTPQQRHDEHRDNRTGSRTPDDQRAAHDDSWDAEQQDNNIVPLTRAEAEKLFGPNVSRPSRVTPFKVVVAQMVLSLGATLLWWLFYKPPGDAALSAFLGGAICWVPSALFAARLKKLSGAETAMSWMIGEALKMGTTIAMFTAIAFWYHDVRWIPLLVTYLIALKTYWIALAWR
- a CDS encoding sodium:proton antiporter, whose protein sequence is MPAAERTLKPNRNLLRTITHYVAKEPVLTVLVAALIALQVFHPRPFTSLPALVDWQTVMTLAGLLILTKAVEYSGFLMWLAHRVVHRIRSQRALAYLLIGLAAALSTLLTNDVALFVVVPLALSLNELTPLPLKRLVIFIAIAVNAGSILTPLGNPQNLFLWQTSGVSFGGFVVALAPLCLVLMVMLYVLAAVSFKRIELDLSKDTEPHPVDRPLLGVAAILFAAFVLLADAHRAGIGLIGVALGFIFWRPRIVLKIDWLLLLIFVFMFIVLRSVAALPWVHDAIGQLHLATPLRAYAAGAVLSQVISNVPAAIMLAEFSKDWRALAFGVSVGGFGFAIGSLANLIAMRLSGERGMWTQFHLFSVPFWVVGGVIGGWLLLHF
- a CDS encoding ParB/RepB/Spo0J family partition protein, with translation MNAVARKKGLGRGLEALLGGSADITEAVKIDGAPHTLPLDKMQAGKYQPRTRMDEGALQELAASIRAQGLMQPILVRPVSPEKFEIIAGERRFRAARLAGLDEVPVLVRDVPDQAAAAMALIENIQREDLNPLEEAQGIQRLLDEFSFTHEQAAESVGRSRSAVSNLLRLLNLASPVQTMLLAGDLDMGHARALLAVDAATQITLANQVINKRMSVRETEKLVTTTTKAAPAVKAKANNDGGRDTRRLEEELSDLLAATVKIKLGRRGRGQVQVDFGDLDALEGILARLRGNTTTA
- a CDS encoding ParA family protein; this encodes MAKIFCVANQKGGVGKTTTAVNLAASLASQGQRVLLIDLDPQGNATMGSGIDKAACENTVYEVLVDGVSVADARVKPESVSYDVLPANRELAGAEVELVSMENRERQLREALAHVVQDYDFVLIDCPPALSLLTLNGLCAAHGVVIPMQCEYFALEGLSDLVNTIKQVHANLNRDLKVIGLLRVMFDPRITLQQQVSDQLKEHFGDKVFDVVIPRNVRLAEAPSYGLPGVVFDRASRGAQAYVQFGAEMIERVRAL
- the rsmG gene encoding 16S rRNA (guanine(527)-N(7))-methyltransferase RsmG — its product is MTARSNTAAGRDALAGLLDEGLRELGIDLSPEQKAKLLDYVALLAKWNAVYNLTAIRDPRQMLIQHILDSLSIVPHLAALGPASALDVGSGGGLPGIVLAIVFPEWSITVNDIVQKKSAFQSQAKAELGLTNLFVVTGRVESLQPGVEIPEKFDVIVSRAFAELADFVTLARHLVADNGAIWAMKGVRPDGEIERLPEGAHVKQVIRLKVPSLEAERHLVEVTVG